CTTCAAGGCGACAAGTGGTTGATGGTCTCGCTCATGTATGGTGGAGGTCTCCGCCTGATGGAATGCTTGCAACTACGGGTTCAGGACATTGACTTTGCCCGCAATGAGATCACAGTTCGCGACGGCAAAGGCGCTAAAGACCGCGTGACGATGCTGCCCCAGTCGCTCAAAACGCCGCTCCAGAACCATCTGCGAAAAGTCAAAGCCGTTCATGAAAAAGACGTGCGCGACGGCTGGGGGCGTGTCCAGATGCCTGACGCCCTTGACCGCAAATACCCCAACGCTCCGGCTGACTGGTGCTGGCAGTGGGTCTTCCCGCAAGAGAATCGGTGGAGGAATCAAAGGACCGGAGAACAAGGACGGCATCATGTGGATGAATCTATTTTGCAGAAGGCATTCAAGCAAGCGGTTGACAGGGCGGGTTTGACGAAGAGAGCCACGTGTCATACGCTGCGGCACTCATTTGCGACGCATCTGCTTGCAGACGGCTATGACATCCGCACCGTGCAGGAGTTGATGGGACATAAGGACCTGAAAACAACGATGGTATATACGCACGTTCTGAACCGCGGCGGAAAAGGTGTACGGAGCCCAATTGACAAGTTGTAGTCGAGAGAACGATGGCGTGTTATACGGAAACCGTATAAGAACCCGAAGATGATAAGAAGCACCTTGAAGATGTTGGCAACAAAGAAGTTGGTAATTCACCCACAGAGGCGCCTTATGCCGACACAAGGCGGCACAAGCGTCATATGTGGAAACCATATAATCAATAGATGGCGCGGACGCTTCGCGCCACGCCATCGGCGCTGCGGATTGCCATCCGCTTTCTGTCCGGCGCTTCGCGCCGGCCATCAAGCGGATGCAGCGGACGGGCGTCCACGCAAGCAAGCTTGCGCGTCCGCCCGCCGCTGATCCGCAGCGCCGTTAGGCGTTCTGCGAGGACACGATGGTGCACACTCTGCCGCTTCAATTTCGAGACG
This portion of the Blastocatellia bacterium genome encodes:
- a CDS encoding integron integrase; the encoded protein is MTNLAVRDAASHKQASLTSRESPSAASLAPSTSPSKPKLLDQVRQALRARHYSRRTEEVQVMWIKRFIFFHHVRHPAEMGEQEINAFLTHLALKQRVSASTQNQALSALLFLYRYVLSREIGDLGEVIRARKPTRLPIVLTREEVKAVLSHLQGDKWLMVSLMYGGGLRLMECLQLRVQDIDFARNEITVRDGKGAKDRVTMLPQSLKTPLQNHLRKVKAVHEKDVRDGWGRVQMPDALDRKYPNAPADWCWQWVFPQENRWRNQRTGEQGRHHVDESILQKAFKQAVDRAGLTKRATCHTLRHSFATHLLADGYDIRTVQELMGHKDLKTTMVYTHVLNRGGKGVRSPIDKL